Proteins encoded by one window of Porphyromonas vaginalis:
- a CDS encoding site-specific integrase: MQTDKMKVLLYLKKSGLDRSGLAPIMGRITYGRTIAQFSCKLSCDPKLWNARESRLNGKSREAVTTNGKLERLLLSAQSAYQTLCERGVVFTATDIKELLQGSMQSQITLLERYDQMLEEMKQKVGIEIKGTTLSSYYTTRRHLHAFIQEKFHTTDIAFSQIEEDFLDCLQHYSVGKLGHSQGHYRKMALAVKKVCRLAYREGLITRQLFAHVTIERGENKRPRALDRASLDKLQTLTFEPYEVELETARNLFLFACYTGVAYCDMVALSREHLFTDDEGALWLKFRRQKTNTLCRVKLLSEAVRLMERHQSKERDTLFAPIPYSGYLAHLKALQLRAGITIPLSAHVGRHTFATLITLERGVPIETVSRMLGHSNIQTTERYAHVTPKKLFDEFEQFLSFTEELTLTL, translated from the coding sequence ATGCAAACAGACAAAATGAAGGTGTTGCTCTACCTCAAAAAGAGCGGATTGGACAGGTCGGGACTAGCTCCGATTATGGGGCGGATAACCTACGGGCGAACGATAGCTCAATTCAGCTGCAAGCTGTCGTGCGACCCCAAGCTGTGGAATGCTCGTGAGAGCAGGCTGAACGGCAAGAGCCGTGAAGCTGTGACAACGAATGGCAAGTTGGAGCGCTTGCTTCTCTCGGCGCAGTCGGCTTATCAAACCCTTTGTGAGCGAGGGGTTGTCTTTACAGCGACTGACATCAAGGAGTTACTGCAAGGTAGTATGCAAAGCCAAATCACTCTCTTGGAGCGATATGATCAAATGCTTGAAGAGATGAAGCAAAAGGTGGGGATAGAAATCAAGGGGACGACTTTAAGTAGTTACTACACTACTCGTAGGCACTTACACGCTTTTATCCAAGAGAAGTTCCACACGACAGATATTGCTTTCAGTCAGATTGAAGAAGACTTCTTGGATTGCCTACAACACTATTCTGTCGGAAAGCTGGGGCATTCGCAGGGTCATTATCGTAAGATGGCATTAGCGGTGAAGAAGGTCTGCCGTTTGGCATATCGTGAAGGGTTGATAACGCGACAACTGTTTGCTCACGTAACGATCGAACGAGGAGAGAATAAGCGACCTCGTGCATTGGATAGGGCTTCGTTGGATAAGTTGCAGACCCTGACCTTTGAGCCGTATGAGGTGGAGTTGGAGACTGCTCGCAACCTCTTTCTCTTCGCCTGTTATACGGGTGTTGCCTACTGCGATATGGTTGCCCTTAGTCGGGAGCATCTCTTTACGGATGATGAGGGGGCATTATGGCTTAAGTTCCGCAGACAGAAGACCAATACGCTTTGTCGGGTGAAACTCTTATCTGAAGCGGTGCGTCTGATGGAGCGACATCAATCAAAGGAGCGTGACACACTCTTTGCACCTATTCCTTATTCGGGCTACCTCGCCCACCTCAAAGCCCTACAACTTCGAGCTGGTATCACCATTCCCCTTTCGGCACACGTTGGTCGCCACACCTTTGCGACCTTGATCACTTTGGAGCGAGGAGTGCCGATTGAAACAGTGAGCCGAATGTTGGGGCATAGCAATATCCAAACGACCGAGCGATATGCTCATGTGACTCCGAAGAAGCTTTTCGATGAGTTTGAGCAATTCCTCTCTTTCACTGAAGAGCTAACCTTAACCTTGTAA